One Methanocellales archaeon DNA segment encodes these proteins:
- a CDS encoding ferritin family protein → MLSKIPINLERAKKEDLDKEILRAGVIAELDAINLYEQMAAMTENKNIKKVLLDVAREEKEHVGEFQTLLLKDDEEQLEALEEGRKEVEELTE, encoded by the coding sequence ATGCTATCAAAAATACCCATAAACCTTGAAAGAGCGAAAAAAGAAGACTTGGATAAAGAGATATTAAGAGCTGGAGTAATAGCAGAACTAGATGCCATAAATCTCTATGAACAAATGGCAGCTATGACCGAGAACAAAAACATCAAGAAAGTCCTTTTGGACGTAGCAAGAGAGGAAAAGGAACATGTGGGGGAATTCCAAACGTTGCTATTAAAAGATGATGAAGAGCAATTAGAGGCCTTGGAAGAGGGCAGGAAAGAAGTTGAGGAGCTAACAGAATAA